One segment of Chionomys nivalis chromosome 1, mChiNiv1.1, whole genome shotgun sequence DNA contains the following:
- the Dok1 gene encoding docking protein 1 isoform X2, whose amino-acid sequence MEGAVMEGPLFLQSQRFGTKVMFSFEAGRRCPSGPGTFTFQTAQGNDIFQAVEAAIQQQKAQGKVGQGQDVLRTDSHEGEVEGKVVSSPVPQEPLGSPPALYAEPLDSLRILPGPSQDSLYSDPLGSTPARAGEGVHAKKPLYWDLYGHVQHQLQKTKLTDSKEDPIYDEPEGLAPAPTRGLYDLPQEPKDAWWCQARAKEEGYELPYNPATDDYAVPPPRSSKPVPAPKPQGLVLPEPGPTGGSGSKGHSLDTALYSKVQKSGTSGTWDCGLSRVGNDRGGVKSEGST is encoded by the exons ATGGAAGGGGCTGTGATGGAGGGTCCGCTCTTTCTGCAGAGTCAGCGCTTTGGGACCAag GTAATGTTCTCTTTTGAAGCGGGCCGCCGCTGCCCCTCTGGCCCTGGGACCTTCACCTTCCAGACTGCACAGGGAAATGACATCTTTCAGGCAGTTGAGGCCGCCATCCAGCAGCAGAAAGCCCAAGGAAAGGTGGGACAGGGACAAGATGTCCTCAGAACTGACTCCCATGAAGGGGAGGTCGAGGGGAAGGTGGTTTCCTCTCCTGTTCCTCAGGAGCCCCTGGGCAGCCCCCCGGCCCTATATGCTGAGCCTTTAGACTCCCTGCGAATTCTCCCAGGCCCTTCTCAGGACTCTCTCTACTCGGACCCCCTGGGCAGCACCCCTGCTAGGGCAGGGGAGGGGGTGCACGCAAAGAAACCTCTCTACTGGGACTTGTATGGGCACGTGCAGCACCAGCTGCAGAAAACCAAGCTGACGGACTCCAAAGAGGACCCCATCTATGATGAACCTGAGGGCCTGGCCCCAGCCCCTACCCGGGGCCTTTATGATCTGCCTCAGGAGCCCAAGGATGCATGGTGGTGCCAGGCTAGGGCGAAGGAGGAAGGCTATGAGCTCCCTTACAACCCTGCTACGGATGACTATGCTGTGCCACCTCCTCGCAGCTCGAAGCCTGTGCCTGCCCCCAAGCCGCAGGGCTTGGTCCTTCCTGAACCTGGTCCCACAGGTGGCAGTGGCAGCAAAGGCCACAGCTTAGACACAGCTCTGTACAGCAAGGTCCAGAAGAGTGGGACCTCAGGGACTTGGGACTGTGGGCTTTCTAGAGTAGGGAATGACAGGGGAGGGGTCAAGTCGGAGGGCTCCACCTGA
- the Dok1 gene encoding docking protein 1 isoform X1 yields MEGAVMEGPLFLQSQRFGTKRWRKTWAVLYPASPHGVARLEFFDHKGSSSGGGRGGSRRLDCKMIRLAECVSVAPVSVESPPEPGATAFRLDTAQRSHLLAADAPSSAAWVQTLCRNAFPKGGWALAQTENPPKFSALEMLENSLYSPTWEGSQFWVTTQRTEASERCGLQGSYILRVEAEKLTLLTLGAQSQILEPLLFWPYTLLRRYGRDKVMFSFEAGRRCPSGPGTFTFQTAQGNDIFQAVEAAIQQQKAQGKVGQGQDVLRTDSHEGEVEGKVVSSPVPQEPLGSPPALYAEPLDSLRILPGPSQDSLYSDPLGSTPARAGEGVHAKKPLYWDLYGHVQHQLQKTKLTDSKEDPIYDEPEGLAPAPTRGLYDLPQEPKDAWWCQARAKEEGYELPYNPATDDYAVPPPRSSKPVPAPKPQGLVLPEPGPTGGSGSKGHSLDTALYSKVQKSGTSGTWDCGLSRVGNDRGGVKSEGST; encoded by the exons ATGGAAGGGGCTGTGATGGAGGGTCCGCTCTTTCTGCAGAGTCAGCGCTTTGGGACCAag AGGTGGAGGAAAACCTGGGCTGTGCTCTACCCGGCTAGTCCTCACGGTGTAGCGCGGCTGGAGTTCTTTGACCACAAGGGGTCGAGCTCTGGAGGGGGTCGAGGCGGCTCTCGCCGTCTGGACTGCAAGATGATCCGCCTGGCTGAGTGTGTGAGCGTGGCCCCTGTGTCTGTGGAGAGTCCCCCAGAGCCCGGCGCCACTGCCTTCCGCCTGGACACCGCGCAGCGCTCGCACCTGCTGGCGGCGGACGCCCCGTCCAGCGCTGCCTGGGTGCAAACTTTATGCAGAAACGCCTTTCCG AAAGGCGGCTGGGCTTTGGCGCAGACCGAGAACCCGCCTAAGTTTTCTGCCTTGGAGATGCTGGAAAATTCACTGTACAGCCCCACCTGGGAAG GCTCCCAGTTCTGGGTAACCACGCAGAGGACCGAGGCTTCTGAACGCTGTGGCCTGCAAGGCTCCTACATACTGAGGGTGGAGGCCGAGAAGTTGACCCTCCTGACTTTGGGGGCCCAAAGTCAAATACTGGAGCCGCTCCTTTTCTGGCCCTACACTCTGTTGCGACGCTATGGCCGGGACAAG GTAATGTTCTCTTTTGAAGCGGGCCGCCGCTGCCCCTCTGGCCCTGGGACCTTCACCTTCCAGACTGCACAGGGAAATGACATCTTTCAGGCAGTTGAGGCCGCCATCCAGCAGCAGAAAGCCCAAGGAAAGGTGGGACAGGGACAAGATGTCCTCAGAACTGACTCCCATGAAGGGGAGGTCGAGGGGAAGGTGGTTTCCTCTCCTGTTCCTCAGGAGCCCCTGGGCAGCCCCCCGGCCCTATATGCTGAGCCTTTAGACTCCCTGCGAATTCTCCCAGGCCCTTCTCAGGACTCTCTCTACTCGGACCCCCTGGGCAGCACCCCTGCTAGGGCAGGGGAGGGGGTGCACGCAAAGAAACCTCTCTACTGGGACTTGTATGGGCACGTGCAGCACCAGCTGCAGAAAACCAAGCTGACGGACTCCAAAGAGGACCCCATCTATGATGAACCTGAGGGCCTGGCCCCAGCCCCTACCCGGGGCCTTTATGATCTGCCTCAGGAGCCCAAGGATGCATGGTGGTGCCAGGCTAGGGCGAAGGAGGAAGGCTATGAGCTCCCTTACAACCCTGCTACGGATGACTATGCTGTGCCACCTCCTCGCAGCTCGAAGCCTGTGCCTGCCCCCAAGCCGCAGGGCTTGGTCCTTCCTGAACCTGGTCCCACAGGTGGCAGTGGCAGCAAAGGCCACAGCTTAGACACAGCTCTGTACAGCAAGGTCCAGAAGAGTGGGACCTCAGGGACTTGGGACTGTGGGCTTTCTAGAGTAGGGAATGACAGGGGAGGGGTCAAGTCGGAGGGCTCCACCTGA